A window from Micromonospora profundi encodes these proteins:
- the lepB gene encoding signal peptidase I produces MIDEQTDKPRSSFWKELPILLGVAILVAVLVRAFVLQTFFIPSPSMENTLKIDDRVLVNKLVYDFRSPHRGEVVVFKAPTAWSGNPDGEDFIKRVVGVGGDHVVCCDPQERLVINGKPLDEPYIFSMDGVRDKPADQEFDITVPEGRLWVMGDHRSASGDSLEHWQQSGQDIMEATIPEDDVVGRAFTVFWPVNRATWLTVPDQYDGIPKP; encoded by the coding sequence GTGATTGACGAGCAGACCGACAAGCCGCGCAGCTCCTTCTGGAAGGAGCTGCCGATCCTGCTGGGTGTGGCGATCCTGGTCGCGGTGCTGGTCCGCGCCTTCGTGCTGCAGACCTTCTTCATCCCCTCCCCGTCCATGGAGAACACTCTCAAGATCGATGACCGGGTGCTGGTCAACAAGCTGGTCTACGACTTCCGCTCACCGCACCGCGGCGAGGTCGTCGTGTTCAAGGCCCCCACGGCGTGGAGCGGCAACCCCGACGGTGAGGACTTCATCAAGCGGGTCGTCGGCGTCGGCGGCGACCACGTTGTCTGCTGCGACCCCCAGGAACGACTGGTGATCAACGGCAAGCCGCTCGACGAGCCGTACATCTTCTCGATGGACGGGGTCCGCGACAAGCCGGCCGACCAGGAGTTCGACATCACGGTGCCGGAGGGGCGGCTGTGGGTGATGGGCGACCACCGGTCGGCCTCGGGTGACTCGCTGGAGCACTGGCAGCAGTCCGGGCAGGACATCATGGAGGCCACCATCCCCGAGGACGACGTGGTCGGGCGGGCGTTCACGGTGTTCTGGCCGGTCAACAGGGCCACCTGGTTGACGGTGCCGGATCAGTACGACGGCATCCCCAAGCCGTAA
- the rplS gene encoding 50S ribosomal protein L19 — protein MNILDALDAQSKRTDLPDFRAGDTVKVHARVVEGNRSRVQIFQGVVIRRQGDGLRETFSVRKISFGVGVERTYPINGPGIDRIEVVTRGAVRRAKLYYLRELRGKKAKIKEKREKQPS, from the coding sequence ATGAACATCCTGGACGCCCTTGACGCCCAGTCGAAGCGGACCGACCTTCCCGACTTCCGTGCCGGTGACACCGTCAAGGTGCACGCGCGGGTCGTCGAGGGCAACCGGTCCCGTGTCCAGATCTTCCAGGGCGTCGTGATCCGCCGCCAGGGTGACGGTCTGCGCGAGACCTTCTCGGTCCGCAAGATCAGCTTCGGTGTCGGCGTCGAGCGGACCTACCCGATCAACGGCCCGGGCATCGACCGGATCGAGGTCGTGACCCGCGGTGCCGTGCGTCGCGCCAAGCTCTACTACCTGCGCGAGCTGCGCGGCAAGAAGGCCAAGATCAAGGAGAAGCGCGAGAAGCAGCCCAGCTGA
- a CDS encoding DUF2469 domain-containing protein codes for MSAEDLEKYETEMELQLYREYRDIVRQFSYVVETERRFYLANQVDLHVRNSDGEVYFEVEMHDAWVWDMYRPARFVKNVRVMTFKDVNVEELEKPDISLPADSGFGG; via the coding sequence ATGAGCGCGGAAGATCTCGAAAAGTACGAGACCGAGATGGAGCTGCAGCTCTACCGGGAGTACCGCGACATTGTCCGTCAGTTCTCCTACGTGGTGGAGACGGAGCGCCGGTTCTACCTGGCGAATCAGGTCGACCTGCACGTGCGCAACTCCGACGGCGAGGTCTACTTCGAGGTCGAGATGCACGACGCCTGGGTGTGGGACATGTACCGTCCTGCCCGCTTCGTCAAGAACGTCCGGGTGATGACGTTCAAGGACGTCAACGTCGAAGAGCTGGAGAAGCCCGACATCTCACTGCCTGCCGACTCCGGCTTCGGGGGCTGA
- a CDS encoding DNA-processing protein DprA, producing the protein MSGTDEERRLARVALTWLAEPGTRAVYQLVDRLGPVATLDLLLDGGSPDGQLNGTVAARSAAGDARAVAAEALDRADRLGARLVTPDDDEWPTRVAGLAKLRLPDASRRVDVETAPPLCFWVRGGWPLGEALDRSVAVVGARAATGYGQHVATELGYGLAERDWTVVSGGAFGIDAAAHRGALNAGGVTVAVLACGVDRPYPVGNTALFDRIADTGLLVSEWPPGAEPLRPRFLIRNRVIAAGTVGTVVVEASARSGATQTARRAIYTGRVTMVVPGPVTSAMSVGVHELLREQPKVRLVTGVAHVLEEVGRIGADLAPLARGPQRPADTLDDDARSLLEALPRRGVRGVDALAARAGVDLRTALRKLSLLEELALVARREDGYALAPPASPKRGTPATTETETPGSL; encoded by the coding sequence GGCACCGACGAGGAGCGCAGGCTGGCCCGGGTGGCACTGACCTGGCTCGCCGAACCAGGCACCCGAGCCGTGTACCAACTGGTCGACCGTCTGGGCCCGGTGGCGACCCTGGACCTGCTGCTCGACGGCGGCAGTCCCGACGGCCAACTGAACGGCACTGTGGCGGCCCGGTCGGCGGCCGGTGACGCGCGGGCGGTGGCAGCCGAAGCCCTCGACCGGGCGGACCGGCTCGGCGCCCGGCTGGTCACCCCTGACGACGACGAGTGGCCTACCCGGGTGGCGGGCCTGGCCAAGCTGCGCCTACCGGACGCCAGCCGCCGGGTGGACGTCGAGACCGCCCCACCACTCTGCTTCTGGGTACGCGGTGGCTGGCCGCTCGGCGAAGCGCTGGACCGCTCGGTGGCAGTGGTCGGGGCACGGGCCGCCACCGGTTACGGGCAGCACGTCGCCACCGAGTTGGGGTACGGGCTGGCCGAGCGGGACTGGACTGTCGTCTCCGGTGGGGCGTTCGGCATCGACGCGGCCGCCCACCGTGGCGCCCTCAACGCCGGCGGGGTGACAGTGGCGGTGCTGGCCTGCGGGGTGGACCGGCCGTACCCGGTCGGCAACACCGCTCTCTTCGACCGGATCGCCGACACCGGGCTGCTGGTCAGCGAGTGGCCGCCCGGCGCCGAGCCGCTGCGGCCCCGGTTCCTGATCCGCAACAGGGTCATCGCCGCAGGCACGGTCGGCACCGTTGTGGTGGAGGCGTCGGCGCGCAGCGGCGCGACGCAGACCGCCCGCCGGGCCATCTACACCGGCCGCGTGACGATGGTGGTCCCCGGGCCGGTGACCTCGGCGATGTCCGTCGGCGTGCACGAACTGCTCCGCGAGCAGCCGAAGGTGCGGCTGGTCACCGGCGTGGCACACGTCCTGGAGGAGGTGGGCCGGATCGGCGCGGACCTCGCCCCGCTCGCCAGAGGCCCGCAGCGGCCCGCCGACACCCTCGATGACGACGCGCGGTCGTTGCTGGAGGCGCTGCCCCGCCGAGGCGTACGGGGTGTGGACGCGCTCGCGGCCCGCGCCGGTGTGGACCTGCGCACCGCGTTGCGCAAACTGTCGCTGTTGGAGGAGTTGGCCCTCGTGGCGCGCCGCGAGGACGGCTACGCCCTCGCCCCACCCGCCAGCCCGAAGCGAGGGACGCCGGCAACAACGGAGACGGAGACCCCCGGGTCGTTATAG
- the trmD gene encoding tRNA (guanosine(37)-N1)-methyltransferase TrmD: MRVDVVSIFPEYFAPLDLSLIGRARANGVLQIAVHDLRTWTHDVHRTVDDTPYGGGPGMVMRPEPWGAALDALAPAGAPPPRLLVPSPAGVPFNQAMAYELAAESHLLFACGRYEGIDQRVLTHAATRMPVTEVSLGDYVLFGGEVAVLVVLEAVTRLLPGVLGNAGSLDEESHAHGLLEAPIYTKPASWRGHDVPEVLRSGDHGRIARWRREEALLRTAAQRPDLLAALPADQLDKRDIAALDRAGFQLPPGDVAK; this comes from the coding sequence ATGCGCGTCGACGTCGTGTCGATCTTTCCCGAATACTTCGCCCCGCTGGACCTGTCCCTGATCGGGCGTGCCCGGGCCAACGGCGTACTCCAGATCGCCGTGCACGACCTGCGGACCTGGACCCACGACGTGCACCGCACCGTCGACGACACCCCCTACGGTGGCGGGCCGGGAATGGTGATGCGTCCCGAGCCGTGGGGTGCGGCGCTGGACGCGCTCGCGCCCGCCGGTGCCCCGCCGCCCCGGCTGCTGGTGCCTTCGCCGGCAGGGGTGCCGTTCAATCAGGCGATGGCGTACGAGTTGGCGGCCGAGTCGCATCTGCTCTTCGCCTGCGGGCGGTACGAGGGGATCGACCAGCGGGTGTTGACGCACGCCGCGACCCGGATGCCGGTCACCGAGGTCTCCCTCGGCGACTACGTGCTCTTCGGCGGCGAGGTGGCGGTGCTTGTCGTCCTGGAGGCGGTCACCCGGCTGCTGCCCGGGGTGCTGGGCAACGCTGGCTCGCTTGACGAGGAGTCGCACGCGCACGGGCTGCTGGAGGCGCCGATCTACACGAAGCCGGCGAGTTGGCGCGGCCACGACGTCCCGGAGGTGCTCCGCTCCGGCGACCACGGCCGGATCGCCCGCTGGCGGCGCGAGGAGGCGTTGCTGCGTACCGCCGCCCAGCGTCCGGACCTGCTCGCGGCGTTGCCCGCCGACCAGCTCGACAAACGGGACATCGCGGCGTTGGATCGGGCCGGATTTCAGCTGCCACCGGGAGATGTGGCAAAGTAG
- a CDS encoding VOC family protein: MATRLVQINMKARDHSALGAFWAAALGWEMSSEGPGVTNLEPEGFVYPDPVAVCIDLVAYPDVKTVKNRVHVDLATGSAAHHAELVTRLMDLGATPADVGQGDVPWTVLADPEGNEFCVLDWRDAIRDTGPIATVVVDCADPRAMARFWGEATDWTVHKVTDHNAVLRSAKGVGPYLQFLRTPEVKTGWNRVHLDVRPYPGDDVETEAARLRTLGATAIGLGPDVPWTVLADPEGNEFCLLSPA; the protein is encoded by the coding sequence ATGGCAACGCGGCTCGTACAGATCAACATGAAGGCTCGGGACCACTCCGCGCTCGGCGCATTCTGGGCGGCGGCGCTCGGCTGGGAAATGTCCAGCGAGGGACCCGGCGTGACAAACCTCGAACCGGAGGGCTTCGTCTATCCCGACCCAGTGGCCGTCTGCATCGACCTCGTCGCCTACCCGGACGTGAAGACGGTGAAGAACCGCGTGCACGTCGACCTCGCCACCGGTTCGGCAGCCCATCACGCGGAGTTGGTCACACGCCTGATGGACCTCGGCGCGACACCCGCCGACGTCGGCCAGGGTGACGTCCCCTGGACGGTCCTGGCCGATCCGGAGGGCAACGAGTTCTGCGTGCTGGACTGGCGCGACGCGATCCGGGACACCGGACCGATCGCCACTGTCGTTGTCGACTGCGCGGATCCGCGGGCGATGGCACGCTTCTGGGGCGAGGCCACGGACTGGACCGTGCACAAGGTGACCGACCACAACGCCGTACTGCGGTCGGCAAAGGGCGTCGGCCCCTATCTGCAGTTCCTCCGCACACCTGAGGTGAAGACCGGGTGGAACCGCGTCCACCTCGACGTCCGGCCGTACCCGGGTGACGACGTGGAGACCGAGGCGGCCAGACTGCGCACTCTGGGCGCCACAGCCATCGGCCTGGGCCCGGACGTCCCGTGGACGGTCCTCGCCGATCCGGAAGGCAACGAGTTCTGCCTCCTCTCCCCAGCCTGA
- a CDS encoding ribonuclease HII: protein MLTPPRTVVRREAGLYALERALQRRGFRQVAGADEAGRGACAGPLVAAAAVLPEGRRGEIEGLADSKLLTPASRERVYAEVVDRALAYAVVIIPAEEVDARGLHVCNLAAMRRALASLTTRPEYVLTDGFGVDGLGVPGLAVWKGDRVAACVAAASVLAKVTRDRIMVELDEVFPAYGFAEHKGYITPEHSAALREHGPCREHRFSYVNVAAVSGRDGRPPRARRPVGPAADEPMGRSWASGGTVGVALGEQPRPPAPVGEDVAMEGGVR, encoded by the coding sequence GTGCTGACCCCGCCGCGTACCGTCGTGCGCCGTGAGGCAGGCCTGTACGCCCTGGAGCGGGCCCTGCAACGGCGCGGCTTCCGGCAGGTGGCCGGCGCCGACGAGGCCGGGCGGGGAGCGTGCGCCGGCCCGCTTGTCGCCGCCGCGGCGGTGCTGCCCGAGGGGCGGCGCGGCGAGATCGAAGGCCTTGCCGATTCGAAGCTGCTCACCCCCGCCAGCCGGGAGCGGGTGTACGCCGAGGTCGTCGACCGGGCGCTGGCGTACGCCGTGGTGATCATCCCCGCCGAGGAGGTCGACGCCAGGGGGCTGCACGTGTGCAACCTGGCGGCGATGCGACGGGCGCTGGCCTCGCTCACCACCCGACCCGAGTACGTCCTGACCGACGGCTTCGGCGTGGACGGCCTGGGCGTGCCGGGGCTGGCAGTGTGGAAGGGCGACCGGGTGGCGGCGTGCGTGGCGGCGGCAAGCGTGCTCGCGAAAGTCACCCGAGACCGGATCATGGTGGAGTTGGACGAGGTGTTCCCGGCGTACGGGTTCGCCGAGCACAAGGGCTACATCACCCCGGAGCACAGCGCGGCGCTGCGGGAGCATGGGCCGTGCCGTGAGCACAGGTTCTCGTACGTCAATGTCGCCGCTGTCTCCGGGCGCGACGGCCGGCCGCCGCGCGCTCGGCGGCCCGTCGGCCCGGCCGCGGACGAGCCGATGGGGCGCTCCTGGGCGTCAGGGGGTACCGTCGGCGTGGCGTTGGGCGAGCAGCCTCGGCCTCCGGCGCCGGTGGGGGAAGATGTGGCCATGGAAGGCGGAGTGCGATGA
- a CDS encoding sulfite oxidase: MTTVDDRTPAVADVSDPSRLAEPDEAISAEELQLATRNHGIPLEALRYDVTPAGLHYLLIHYDIPDVDTTDHVLTVGGAVDRPLAVTLAELRERPRVTHQVTLECAGNGRALLHPRPVSQPWLVEAVGNAEWTGTPLAPLLREAGLGPDAVDVVFTGADHGVERGVEQDYQRGLPVTDALREEVLLAYEMNGAPLLPQHGAPLRLIVPGWYGMAHVKWLRSIEVRTEPFEGYQNAVAYRVRRDTDDPGVPVTRIEPRALVRPPGFPDFMSRRRVVRPGPSTLDGRAWSGHAPVVSVEVTVDGGASWVPAELDPAAGGDFAWRRWRHEWTATPGRYVLSARATDASGRTQPVEQPWNRGGFANNLVQRVEVVVPAE, from the coding sequence ATGACCACTGTCGATGACCGGACGCCGGCGGTGGCCGACGTGAGTGACCCGTCCCGACTCGCCGAGCCGGACGAGGCGATCAGTGCCGAGGAGTTGCAGCTCGCCACGCGCAACCACGGCATCCCGCTGGAGGCGCTGCGCTACGACGTCACGCCGGCCGGGCTGCACTACCTGCTGATCCACTACGACATCCCGGACGTGGACACGACCGATCACGTGCTGACCGTCGGTGGCGCGGTGGACCGGCCGTTGGCCGTCACCCTGGCGGAGCTGCGCGAGCGGCCCCGGGTCACGCACCAGGTCACCTTGGAGTGCGCCGGAAACGGTCGGGCGCTGCTGCATCCCCGGCCGGTGAGCCAGCCCTGGCTGGTCGAGGCGGTCGGCAACGCCGAGTGGACCGGGACCCCGCTGGCGCCGCTGCTGCGCGAGGCGGGTCTCGGGCCGGACGCTGTGGACGTGGTCTTCACCGGCGCGGATCACGGTGTCGAGCGCGGGGTGGAGCAGGACTATCAGCGAGGGCTGCCGGTCACCGACGCGCTGCGCGAGGAGGTGCTGCTGGCGTACGAGATGAACGGCGCTCCCCTGCTGCCACAGCACGGCGCGCCGCTGCGGCTCATCGTGCCGGGCTGGTACGGCATGGCGCACGTGAAGTGGCTGCGTTCGATCGAGGTCCGGACGGAGCCGTTCGAGGGCTACCAGAACGCGGTGGCCTACCGGGTGCGCCGCGACACCGACGACCCGGGCGTGCCTGTCACCCGGATCGAGCCTCGTGCGCTGGTACGGCCGCCCGGTTTCCCCGACTTCATGTCGCGCCGGAGGGTGGTGCGGCCGGGACCGTCCACGCTGGACGGTCGGGCCTGGTCGGGGCACGCGCCTGTGGTCTCGGTGGAGGTGACGGTCGACGGCGGGGCGAGTTGGGTGCCGGCCGAGCTGGATCCGGCAGCGGGCGGGGACTTCGCCTGGCGGCGGTGGCGGCACGAGTGGACGGCGACGCCGGGCCGGTACGTGCTCAGCGCGCGGGCGACCGACGCGTCGGGGCGTACCCAGCCGGTCGAGCAGCCGTGGAACCGTGGCGGTTTCGCCAACAACCTGGTGCAGCGCGTCGAGGTCGTGGTGCCTGCCGAGTGA
- a CDS encoding NUDIX hydrolase, translated as MTAYTLRRAARVLLVDAAGRVLLFHGFDPARQGHDYWFTPGGGLAPEESPAAGAARELAEETGLRLTPADLGEPVWSDDIEFPFDGTWYRQHQDFFLHRVPSWQVDTAGFDDVERRSIADHRWWPPAELAASGERYYPAGLPALLSRLLQPTAGAGRGEASC; from the coding sequence GTGACCGCCTACACCCTTCGACGCGCGGCCCGCGTGCTGCTCGTCGACGCGGCCGGCCGGGTGCTGCTCTTCCACGGCTTCGACCCGGCCCGCCAGGGGCACGACTACTGGTTCACCCCCGGTGGCGGGCTGGCTCCGGAGGAGTCGCCGGCGGCCGGCGCGGCCCGGGAGTTGGCCGAGGAGACCGGCCTGCGGCTCACCCCGGCTGACCTGGGTGAGCCGGTCTGGTCCGACGACATCGAGTTCCCGTTCGACGGCACCTGGTACCGCCAACATCAGGACTTCTTCCTGCACCGGGTGCCGTCGTGGCAGGTGGACACCGCGGGCTTCGACGACGTCGAGCGGCGCAGCATCGCCGATCACCGCTGGTGGCCGCCGGCCGAGTTGGCGGCCAGCGGCGAGCGGTACTACCCGGCCGGGTTGCCGGCTCTGCTGAGCCGTCTGCTGCAACCGACTGCCGGAGCCGGCCGGGGCGAGGCGTCGTGCTGA
- a CDS encoding aminotransferase class V-fold PLP-dependent enzyme, translated as MSVPQPPEPIPGARLLFSLDPAVSHLNHGSFGAVPIAVQRAQQRLRDEMESNPLRFFTQGLVDRIAHTRRHLAGFLGADPDGSALVGNTTTGVAVVLQSVGLQPGDEVVSTDHGYGAVSLAIERECRRTGAVSRVLPIPLDATDEQIVQTIRAGLRPGRTRLLVIDQLTSATAKLFPTAAIVGVAREHGVPVLVDAAHAPGMLAATVASIGADFWAGNMHKWAYAPRGTAVLTVAPQWRDRIEPLVVSWEQDSGFPARVEWQATLDYTSWLAAPAGLFTMRSLGVDRVRAHNAALAAYGQRVVGDALGVRPADLPAPGGPGVSLRLIPLPAGTATTIDAARALQTRISERLATEVAVMSWSGRGWLRLTGQVYNMADEYERLAVRLPALLAQR; from the coding sequence GTGAGCGTCCCGCAGCCCCCCGAGCCGATCCCGGGCGCCCGCCTGCTCTTCTCCCTGGACCCGGCGGTCAGCCACCTCAACCACGGCTCGTTCGGCGCCGTACCGATCGCCGTGCAGCGAGCCCAGCAGCGGCTGCGCGACGAGATGGAGTCCAACCCTCTGCGGTTCTTCACCCAGGGGCTCGTCGACCGGATCGCGCACACCCGCCGTCACCTCGCCGGGTTCCTGGGTGCCGACCCGGACGGCAGCGCCCTGGTGGGCAACACGACCACAGGCGTCGCCGTGGTGCTCCAGTCGGTGGGCCTGCAACCCGGTGACGAGGTGGTCAGCACCGATCACGGGTACGGGGCGGTGAGCCTGGCCATCGAGCGCGAGTGCCGGCGCACCGGGGCGGTCAGCCGGGTCCTGCCGATCCCGCTGGACGCCACCGACGAGCAGATCGTGCAGACCATCCGCGCCGGCCTGCGCCCCGGGCGTACCCGGCTGCTCGTCATCGACCAGCTCACCTCGGCCACGGCCAAGCTCTTCCCGACCGCCGCCATCGTCGGAGTGGCCCGCGAACACGGCGTGCCGGTTCTGGTGGACGCCGCGCACGCCCCGGGCATGCTGGCGGCCACTGTGGCAAGCATCGGCGCCGACTTCTGGGCCGGCAACATGCACAAGTGGGCGTACGCCCCACGCGGGACCGCCGTACTGACTGTGGCACCGCAGTGGCGGGACCGGATCGAGCCGCTCGTGGTCTCCTGGGAGCAGGACTCCGGCTTTCCGGCCCGGGTCGAGTGGCAGGCGACTCTCGACTACACCTCCTGGTTGGCTGCCCCGGCTGGCCTGTTCACGATGCGCAGTCTCGGTGTGGACCGGGTGCGGGCGCACAATGCCGCGCTCGCCGCGTACGGCCAGCGGGTGGTCGGGGACGCGCTGGGAGTGCGCCCCGCCGACCTGCCCGCGCCCGGCGGGCCGGGGGTGTCCCTGCGCCTCATTCCGCTGCCTGCCGGCACGGCAACCACCATCGACGCGGCGCGGGCGTTGCAGACGCGGATCAGCGAACGCCTCGCCACCGAGGTTGCGGTGATGAGCTGGAGCGGCCGGGGGTGGCTGCGGCTGACCGGTCAGGTCTACAACATGGCCGACGAGTACGAGCGGCTGGCCGTGCGCCTGCCGGCCCTGCTCGCCCAACGCTGA
- the lepB gene encoding signal peptidase I, which yields MVQTLDEDGAVDPWRRRARRSRRQMPLWQELPLLLVVAFCLAVLIRTFLLQAFFIPSGSMEDTLLIGDRVLVNKVVYDTRDPVRGEVVVFRGTDRWAPQVDEQPDPGFTGRIARTVGDLVGVSRPGEKDFIKRVIGLPGDRVKCCDSQGRVTVNGTPLNEPYVLRDSPLDLPPNPGECRSRRFDEVVVPPGQIFVMGDHRLVSQDARCQGPVPIDNVVGRAFMVVWPSSRWHALPVPSTFDDVSGPVVASTEAPPVRPTPQGGVVLILPLAAALGRSRAFRTVPSSPAT from the coding sequence GTGGTGCAGACGCTTGACGAGGACGGCGCCGTCGATCCGTGGCGCAGGCGGGCACGCCGCAGCCGCCGCCAGATGCCGCTGTGGCAGGAGCTCCCGCTGCTGCTCGTGGTCGCGTTCTGCCTCGCGGTGCTGATCCGCACCTTCCTGCTCCAGGCGTTCTTCATCCCGTCCGGGTCGATGGAGGACACCCTCCTCATCGGCGACCGGGTGCTTGTCAACAAGGTCGTCTACGACACGCGTGACCCGGTGCGCGGCGAGGTCGTCGTGTTCCGGGGCACCGACCGCTGGGCGCCGCAGGTCGACGAGCAGCCCGACCCGGGCTTCACCGGAAGAATCGCCCGTACGGTCGGCGACCTGGTCGGGGTGAGCCGCCCCGGCGAGAAGGATTTCATCAAGCGGGTCATCGGCCTGCCCGGCGACCGGGTCAAGTGCTGCGACAGCCAGGGCCGGGTGACCGTCAACGGCACCCCGCTGAACGAGCCGTACGTGCTGCGGGACTCCCCGCTGGATCTCCCACCCAACCCGGGGGAGTGCCGATCGCGGCGCTTCGACGAGGTGGTCGTACCGCCGGGTCAGATCTTCGTGATGGGTGACCACCGGCTGGTCTCCCAGGATGCGCGCTGCCAGGGCCCGGTGCCTATCGACAACGTCGTGGGCCGTGCCTTCATGGTGGTGTGGCCGTCGTCCCGGTGGCACGCGCTGCCGGTGCCGTCGACGTTCGACGACGTGTCCGGGCCGGTCGTCGCCTCCACGGAGGCCCCTCCGGTCCGCCCCACGCCACAGGGCGGTGTGGTGCTGATTCTCCCGCTGGCGGCCGCGCTGGGGCGTTCCCGCGCGTTCCGGACGGTGCCGTCCAGTCCGGCAACGTAG
- a CDS encoding tyrosine recombinase XerC, whose protein sequence is MSRTDRGSRAMHQALPPPLRDAVDDFAEHLSRVRNRSAHTVRAYVTDVVSLLDHAVRMGCVELAELDLSVLRSWLARQRTTGAARTSLARRAASARAFSAWAHRAGLLPSDVGAALASPRAHRELPTVLRADQAAALVEAPARPAPPAAEPSSDSAETAAVEAVPLRDRVLLELLYATGVRISEACGLDVGDVDHGRRVIRVFGKGGRERSVPYGVPAQRALDDWLRRGRPALVGGHSGDALLLGARGGRLNPTTARQVVGAYAEAAGLPRTSPHGLRHSAATHLLEGGADLRAVQELLGHSSLASTQIYTHVSVERLRAAYRQAHPRA, encoded by the coding sequence ATGAGCCGTACCGACCGGGGCAGCCGGGCCATGCACCAGGCGCTACCACCGCCGCTGCGCGACGCCGTTGACGACTTCGCCGAGCACCTGTCCCGGGTGCGTAACCGTTCGGCGCACACCGTCCGCGCGTACGTCACGGATGTCGTCTCGCTGCTCGACCACGCCGTACGGATGGGCTGCGTGGAGCTGGCCGAGCTGGACCTGTCCGTGCTGCGCAGCTGGTTGGCGCGGCAGCGAACCACCGGTGCGGCCCGCACCTCGTTGGCGCGGCGGGCCGCTTCGGCGCGGGCGTTCAGCGCGTGGGCTCACCGGGCTGGGCTGCTCCCCTCCGACGTGGGTGCCGCGCTGGCCAGCCCTCGCGCGCACCGGGAGCTGCCCACCGTCCTGCGCGCCGACCAGGCCGCCGCCCTGGTCGAGGCACCTGCCCGACCGGCACCGCCGGCAGCCGAGCCGTCATCGGACTCGGCAGAAACCGCAGCGGTCGAGGCGGTGCCGCTGCGCGACCGGGTGCTGCTGGAACTGCTCTACGCCACAGGCGTGCGGATCAGCGAGGCCTGCGGCCTGGATGTCGGGGACGTCGACCACGGTCGTCGGGTGATCCGGGTGTTCGGCAAGGGCGGGCGGGAGCGCTCGGTGCCGTACGGGGTGCCGGCACAGCGTGCCCTGGACGACTGGCTGCGCCGAGGCCGGCCGGCACTGGTCGGCGGCCACTCGGGTGACGCGCTACTGCTCGGCGCGCGAGGTGGACGGCTCAACCCGACCACCGCGCGGCAGGTCGTCGGCGCGTACGCCGAAGCCGCAGGCCTCCCCAGGACCAGCCCGCACGGCCTGCGTCACTCCGCAGCCACCCACCTGCTGGAAGGCGGTGCGGACCTGCGTGCCGTCCAGGAGCTGCTCGGCCACTCGTCGCTTGCCAGCACCCAGATCTACACGCACGTCTCGGTCGAGCGGCTGCGTGCGGCGTACCGGCAGGCGCACCCCCGCGCCTGA